In a single window of the Salvelinus namaycush isolate Seneca chromosome 6, SaNama_1.0, whole genome shotgun sequence genome:
- the LOC120050120 gene encoding chymotrypsin B-like, with protein MAFLWFVSCLAFVSAAYGCGIPAIKPEVSGYARIVNGEEAVPHSWPWQVSLQQTSGFHFCGGSLINENWVVTAAHCNVATYHRVIVGEHKRGSGNNAEDIQILKPAKVFTHPKWNPSTINNDISLIKLSTPAVLNTNVSPVCLAETADVFAPGMTCVTSGWGLLRYNAINTPNLLQQAALPLLSNEQCKEHWGSSISDVMICAGGAGATSCMGDSGGPLVCEKDNVWTLVGIVSWGSSRCSTTTPAVYARVTELRSWVDQTLAAN; from the exons TGCCATCAAGCCCGAGGTGTCTGGCTATGCCCGCATCGTTAATGGTGAGGAGGCTGTGCCCCACTCCTGGCCCTGGCAGGTATCTCTGCAGCAGACCAGCGGCTTCCACTTCTGTGGGGGATCCCTGATCAATGAGAACTGGGTGGTCACCGCCGCTCACTGCAACGTCGCTACCTACCACCGCGTGATCGTTGGAGAGCACAAGAGGGGCAGCGGCAACAACGCTGAGGACATCCAGATCCTGAAGCCCGCTAAG GTGTTCACCCACCCCAAGTGGAACCCCAGTACCATCAACAACGATATCTCCCTGATCAAGCTGTCCACCCCTGCTGTCCTGAACACCAATGTGTCCCCCGTGTGCCTGGCTGAGACCGCCGACGTCTTCGCACCTGGCATGACCTGCGTGACCTCCGGCTGGGGTCTGCTGCGCTACAATGCTATCAACACCCCCAACCTGCTGCAGCAGGCTGCTCTGCCCCTTCTGTCCAACGAGCAGTGCAAGGAGCACTGGGGGAGCAGCATCTCCGACGTCATGATCTGTGCCGGTGGTGCTGGTGCTACCTCCTGCATGGGTGACTCCGGTGGCCCCCTGGTCTGTGAGAAGGACAACGTCTGGACCCTGGTCGGTATTGTGTCCTGGGGCAGCAGCCGTTGCTCCACCACTACCCCCGCTGTGTACGCCCGCGTCACCGAGCTCCGTTCCTGGGTGGACCAGACCCTGGCCGCCAACTAA